Proteins encoded in a region of the Triticum dicoccoides isolate Atlit2015 ecotype Zavitan chromosome 3A, WEW_v2.0, whole genome shotgun sequence genome:
- the LOC119268993 gene encoding probable E3 ubiquitin-protein ligase RZFP34: MGAVQLESVAAQHAHAKLNVDSLPQGPSLFDGNDTARIDGSKSDEYERFEKGLMQYGCAHYRRRCRIRAPCCNEIFDCRHCHNESKNSIKIDTLRRHELPRHELQQVICSLCGTEQEVRQICINCGVCMGKYFCEVCKLFDDDVSKQQYHCHACGICRIGGRENFFHCSKCGCCYSKVLKNSHACVEGAMHHDCPICFEYLFESRNDVSVLPCGHTIHEKCLKEMKEHCQFACPLCSKSVCDMSKAWERLDAELATLSNSFDDKVVRILCNDCGAVSEVQFHLIAHKCHSCKSYNTRQI, encoded by the exons ATGGGTGCCGTGCAACTCGAGTCTGTTGCTGCTCAACATGCACATGCTAAGCTAAATGTGGATTCACTTCCTCAAGGCCCTTCGTTGTTTGATGGAAATGACACAgccaggattgatggttctaagtctgatgagTACGAAAGATTTGAGAAGGGATTAATGCAGTATGG ATGTGCGCATTACCGAAGGAGATGCCGCATACGAGCTCCATGCTGCAATGAGATTTTTGATTGCCGGCACTGCCACAACGAATCAAAG AATTCGATTAAAATTGATACTCTTAGGCGACATGAACTTCCACGCCATGAACTGCAGCag GTCATATGCTCATTGTGTGGCACTGAACAAGAG GTACGACAAATATGCATCAACTGTGGTGTATGCATGGGAAAGTATTTCTGTGAAGTGTGCAAGCTCTTTGATGATGAT GTCTCAAAACAGCAGTATCACTGCCATGCGTGTGGAATATGCAG AATTGGTGGCAGGGAGAATTTCTTCCACTGCTCAAAATGTG GATGTTGTTATTCCAAAGTGTTGAAGAACAGTCATGCATGTGTTGAAGGAGCCATGCATCATGACTGTCCAATCTGCTTCGAG TACTTGTTTGAGTCGAGAAATGATGTCTCTGTTTTGCCATGTGGTCATACAATTCATGAAAAATGCCTGAAAGAGATGAAGGAGCATTGCCA ATTTGCATGCCCGCTCTGCTCCAAGTCGGTATGTGACATGTCGAAGGCATGGGAAAGACTGGACGCGGAACTAGCGACTCTGTCAAACTCCTTCGACGATAAAGTG GTTCGCATATTGTGCAATGATTGTGGGGCAGTATCAGAGGTGCAGTTCCACTTAATTGCACATAAGTGCCATAGTTGCAAGTCGTACAACACCCGGCAGATTTGA
- the LOC119268994 gene encoding FCS-Like Zinc finger 8-like has translation MDNCADQSLAQRSIGFFRVPGLFVRLSSKGLNAVDPDSVWSPTSPLDFKNLPSSNTLGTNLKPTGLLGIEADLLKLRTGSPRVGLGLVDALTADEGSLHFGGKNSFLESIKPFLELGLPKVAADDASSCQKTGSVGLGAAMKENTGFVQCDCEDEEYTCVIEHGPNPRTTHILKGQTVEVPNGVRSKRPIFTIEPIEEPSWPSMPAAGAAASGSCSHCRKRLREDMDTFMYLGELFCSNECRKCCMEEEIDEVEVELMVLDSGGSSADLHW, from the exons ATGGACAACTGCGCCGATCAGAGCCTTGCGCAGAGGAGCATTGGATTCTTCAGGGTGCCTGGTCTCTTTGTGCGGCTGAGCAGCAAAGGCCTGAACGCAGTGGACCCTGATTCAGTCTGGAGCCCAACCTCTCCTCTGGATTTCAAGAACCTGCCGTCGTCAAACACTCTGGGCACCAATCTCAAGCCCACTGGATTGCTAGGCATCGAGGCTGATCTTCTGAAGCTCAGAACCGGCTCCCCGAGAGTCGGTCTCGGCCTTGTCGATGCCCTCACCGCCGACGAGGGCTCGTTGCACTTTGGCGGCAAGAACTCGTTCCTTGAATCCATCAAGCCATTTCTCGAGCTTGGGCTGCCAAAGGTGGCTGCCGATGATGCATCGTCGTGTCAGAAGACCGGTTCGGTTGGCCTTGGCGCCGCCATGAAGGAGAACACAGGCTTCGTTCAATGTGATTGTGAAGATGAAGAGTACACCTGCGTGATCGAGCACGGCCCGAACCCGAGGACGACGCACATCCTGAAAGGCCAGACGGTGGAGGTGCCCAACGGCGTGCGTTCCAAGAGGCCGATTTTCACCATCGAGCCCATCGAGGAGCCGTCATGGCCGTCGATGCCGGCTGCTGGTGCCGCCGCTTCTGGTTCGTGCTCCCACTGCAGGAAGCGGCTGCGAGAGGACATGGATACCTTCATGTATCT GGGCGAGTTGTTCTGCAGCAACGAGTGCAGGAAGTGCTGCATGGAGGAGGAGATAGACGAGGTGGAGGTGGAGCTCATGGTGCTGGATTCCGGCGGCTCCTCTGCTGATCTGCATTGGTGA